One stretch of Thalassophryne amazonica chromosome 19, fThaAma1.1, whole genome shotgun sequence DNA includes these proteins:
- the nrde2 gene encoding nuclear exosome regulator NRDE2, with product MTLLWCDQLTVVMALFPAFSEVNTVKKGDSAQELDWLTNRSFRSQDAVYLHNRCLEVSETQDDQETSVDAVARSEEENGAPQAKKKKKKKKKKHKKRSGRDSSSGSDSETIYPSDLRDQETDRPQETLSSGSFSWLDDVQSAAQHPFCMDSKPDQANWTYKSLYRGDVARYRRKGSSLLGLDLRTQAVSWDKSDSGKRRKDMRRKSLEHRYFSVLSRQLLRSEPRLPTLPIPDSSDVIRSESYLPLGGDEQEGSRDLGTRGSEVNPLGVYDSSTALWLQGKGTQTQTKHQKPDLHTDLSRRTEEFNRQLREMPTDTELWIKFIRYQDEMSKVAFGGDYELKGSNIAESRKSSYRALLQKKLSIAERALATNPTSVALQLERLRICQELWEPAALSKEWKKLVFLQPNSATLWREYLLFTQSYFSNFTVSKVNAAYGKCLSTLSAVQDGSMVSHPPLPGTEEQMLGIFIQQCHFLRQCGHSEKAMSLFQALLDFTFYKPDSVRELTTKQQVEFFEPFWDSGEARVGEPGARGWKAWMLQQERGGWLQQSSVEEDEEEDEEEDEEVKDRSRPRWTVWLDVESSREAAHWLPWRPDKDKGQSEEDCEDPDRQVLFDDIGPSLICLSTPELRFHLLLHFLSFLGLPVDPVLSSAPCQPSLLLENISLFNQSHDLQHPLTSHNLPDTGVNSVGHMTTLQGRQSWVGLGKQGERFVTHVFKMVLPALPAAHRAILSLTWLRYEKLKVLRCSNKKSLRFQGKSSKRVAKRLLKEPENRSSLVLWQEYAHLEWILGNIDEARKVFSTATAMAGTKGLSSPALCELTLLWAQLEVEDSQNGGGDVLADLTASLAVCVLTRLAEGASSSSSPPSPVSILKARRSYDQALMDSLSSLDQHHCDTRGPEELRLKGVVGCYALFQYLTVSVQAANSIYSQARERMEATHHALTSEEHHSDEMSIQPGAASAGCRRTNNRHLNWLTSECQALAVQQAALLRHHCSIGVFPLATLREALTSALCAWPNSTPLWKIYIQVENRYHSAGRARRFFHSIIRVNSSVLPRFFAIVSEQQRKQLVDAAQRSCCHDAALPILPENGLSNRIRGLFESAITTETGAHCPLLWRMYLHFLVSEGLGNEARGIFYKALQNVPWTKGLYMDAVQLFPERLQEFVDLMTEKEVRLRLPLEELDILLED from the exons ATGACGTTATTATGGTGCGACCAGTTGACTGTCGTCATGGCGCTGTTTCCAGCGTTTTCAGAAGTAAATACAGTCAAAAAAGGAGATTCAGCTCAAG AATTGGACTGGCTGACCAATCGTAGTTTTCGTTCTCAGGACGCTGTCTACCTTCATAATCGATGTTTGGAGGTCAGTGAGACCCAAGATGACCAGGAAACCAG TGTGGATGCAGTGGCGAGGTCTGAAGAAGAAAATGGTGCACCACaggcaaagaaaaagaagaagaagaaaaaaaagaaacacaaaaagaGAAGTGGGAGGGATTCCAGCAGTGGGTCAGATTCTGAAACCATCTACCCAAGTGACCTCCGAGATCAGGAGACGGACCG GCCTCAGGAGACTCTGTCATCAGGTTCCTTCTCCTGGTTGGATGATGTGCAGTCTGCAGCACAGCACCCTTTCTGTATGGACTCAAAACCAGATCAGGCCAACTGGACCTACAAGTCTCTGTACAGAGGAGATGTTgccag GTACAGGCGGAAGGGTAGCTCCTTGTTGGGTCTGGACCTTCGGACTCAGGCCGTCAGCTGGGACAAGTCCGACTCTGGTAAGAGACGGAAAGACATGCGCAGGAAGAGTTTGGAGCACAGATACTTCTCTGTGCTCAGTCGCCAGCTGCTGAGGTCAGAACCTCGCCTTCCTACATTACCCATCCCTGATTCCAGTGATGTCATCAGGTCTGAGTCTTATCTGCCTCTGGGTGGCGATGAACAGGAAGGCAGCAGAGATTTGG GTACCAGAGGGTCAGAAGTGAATCCACTTGGTGTGTACGACTCTTCTACTGCCCTCTGGCTGCAGGGGAAGGGAACCCAAACCCAGACGAAACACCAGAAACCGGACTTGCACACTGATTTGAGTCGGAGAACTGAAGAGTTTAATAGGCAGCTGAGAGAAATGCCGACGGACACAGAACTGTGGATAAAATTCATCCGGTACCAG GATGAGATGAGCAAAGTTGCATTTGGTGGTGACTACGAACTTAAGGGAAGCAATATAGCTGAGAGTCGCAAGTCCTCCTATCGAGCATTGCTGCAGAAAAAACTGAGCATTGCCGAGCGTGCTCTGGCCACCAACCCGACGAGTGTTGCTCTGCAGCTAGAGaggctcaggatctgccaggagCTGTGGGAACCCGCGGCCCTCTCGAAAGAATGGAAGAAACTG GTGTTCCTTCAGCCAAACAGTGCCACCTTGTGGAGGGAGTACCTGCTATTTACTCAGAGCTACTTCAGCAACTTCACAGTGTCGAAGGTGAACGCAGCCTATGGGAAGTGTCTCAGCACGCTCAGCGCGGTGCAGGACGGCAGCATGGTCTCCCATCCACCTCTACCCGGGACGGAAGAGCAAATGTTGG GTATCTTCATACAGCAGTGTCACTTCCTGCGTCAGTGTGGCCACTCTGAGAAGGCGATGTCTCTGTTCCAGGCCTTACTCGACTTCACTTTTTACAAGCCTGACAGCGTGAGAGAACTGACCACCAAGCAGCAG GTGGAGTTCTTTGAGCCGTTCTGGGACAGCGGTGAGGCGCGGGTCGGGGAGCCGGGTGCCAGAGGTTGGAAAGCCTGGATGCTTCAACAGGAGCGAGGAGGCTGGTTACAGCAGAGTTCAG tggaggaggatgaggaggaggatgaggaggaggatgaggaggtgAAGGACCGGAGCCGGCCCCGATGGACGGTCTGGCTGGATGTGGAGTCGTCTCGTGAAGCAGCTCACTGGTTGCCCTGGAGACCGGACAAAGACAAAGGCCAATCGGAAGAGGACTGTGAGGATCCAGACAGACAG GTTCTGTTTGATGACATCGGTCCTTCCCTCATTTGTCTGTCCACTCCAGAGCTCCGCTTCCATCTGCTCCTGCATTTCTTGTCTTTCCTGGGCCTGCCTGTGGACCCTGTGCTCTCTTCTGCCCCCTGTCAGCCAAGTCTGCTGCTGGAGAACATCTCTCTCTTCAATCAGA GTCATGACCTACAACATCCTCTGACCTCCCACAACCTGCCAGATACTGGGGTCAACTCTGTAGGTCACATGACCACTCTCCAGGGACGTCAGAGCTGGGTGGGGCTTGGAAAACAGGGGGAGAGGTTTGTCACCCATGTTTTCAAAATGGTCCTTCCGGCTCTCCCGGCCGCTCATCGGGCCATCCTGTCGCTCACCTGGTTACGCTACGAGAAACTCAAG GTTCTGCGCTGTAGCAACAAAAAGAGTCTTCGCTTTCAGGGAAAAAGCAGCAAGCGGGTCGCCAAGCGGCTGCTCAAAGAACCCGAGAACCGTTCCTCGTTGGTTCTGTGGCAGGAGTACGCCCACCTGGAGTGGATCTTGGGCAACATTGATGAGGCACGCAAAGTGTTCTCCACGGCCACGGCGATGGCAGGAACTAAGGGGCTGAGTAGCCCCGCCCTCTGCGAACTGACTCTGTTATGGGCCCAGCTGGAAGTGGAGGACAGTCAGAATGGCGGTGGAGACGTGCTCGCTGACTTAACCGCTTCCCTTGCTGTATGTGTGTTGACCCGTCTAGCAGAAGGAGCTTCCTCTTCATCCTCACCCCCTTCTCCAGTTTCCATCCTGAAAGCCAGAAGGTCATATGATCAGGCTTTGATGGACAGCTTGTCTTCTCTGGACCAACACCATTGTGACACCAGAG GACCAGAAGAACTGAGACTGAAAGGTGTGGTCGGCTGTTACGCTCTGTTCCAGTACCTGACTGTGAGCGTCCAGGCTGCTAACTCCATCTACAGCCAGGCCAGGGAGAGGATGGAAGCAACACACCACGCGCTAACATCTGAAGAACACCATAGTGACGAaatgagcatccagcctggtgccGCCTCGGCTGGCTGCAGACGTACCAACAACCGCCATCTTAACTGGCTCACTTCAGAGTGTCAGGCATTAGCAGTACAGCAGGCGGCATTGCTGAGGCATCACTGCAGTATTGGTGTGTTTCCGCTGGCAACTCTGAGAGAGGCGCTGACCTCTGCTCTCTGTGCATGGCCCAACAGCACCCCCCTCTGGAAGATCTACATACAG gtggagaatcGTTACCACAGTGCTGGGCGGGCACGGCGCTTCTTTCACTCCATAATCAGAGTTAACAGCAGCGTGTTGCCACGCTTCTTTGCCATTGTTTCTGAACAGCAGAGGAAGCAGCTGGTGGATGCTGCCCAGAG GTCCTGTTGCCATGACGCTGCCTTGCCCATCCTGCCAGAGAACGGCCTCAGCAACCGCATCCGTGGACTGTTTGAGAGCGCCATAACAACAGAGACGGGAGCTCACTGTCCCTTACTGTGGAGGATGTACCTGCACTTCCTG gTGTCAGAGGGGCTGGGGAATGAAGCCAGAGGGATTTTCTACAAAGCTTTGCAGAATGTTCCTTGGACTAAG